The following DNA comes from Polynucleobacter necessarius.
CCGTTTTGCCGCCGGCTAATTCAACTGCGGGGCGGTAGCTGTCGTACGCCGACTCGATGATGATGACTTCATCGCCTGGGCTAACACAGGCTAGTATGGCCGTTAGGATGCCTTGCGTACCGCCCGCAGTGATCGTGACTTCAGTATCGGGGTTGTAGTGGCGACCATATATATTTTTAATCTTTTGGCTAATGCCATTGCGAAGTTCGGCAACCCCAATCATGGGCGGGTATGATTGCGATCTGCCAGCATGGCGTCATTCACTTTGGTGATGAGTTTTCGATCGCAGGGGCAGTCTGGAAATCCTTGGCCAAGATTGATTGCTTCATATTCTGTAGCTAGGGCTGACATGACTGTAAATATCGTGGTCCCAACTGTCGGCAGTCGACTTGGAAAGAAGGGTGTCTCTAATGGATTCATGAGGGTGGATGGTGGCAGTTGGTTTTGTAAAGCGGAGAAATCCAGTACTCGCTAGAATGGTAGAAATAGATAAACAATTGTGCCATGCTGATCGTCCTTTCACCCGCTAAATCCCTGGATTACAAGACCCCGGTTAATGTCAAGACGTCAACCTTGCCTGAGTTTGTCTCGGCATCGGCCAAACTCATCGCCGATCTCAAGAAGTTAGCCCCTCACGATGTCGCGAAATTAATGGGATTATCGGATCAATTGGCCTCTCTGAATGTTGGCCGTTATCGGGATTGGTCTAACAAATTCACAGAAGAAAACCGTAAACCAGCCATTTACACTTTTGACGGTGATGTCTATGATGGATTTGATGTCAAAACCCTCAACGCCAAAGCGGTAGCGTTTGCTCAAGATCACCTCCGGATATTGTCTGGTCTTTACGGGGTGCTCAAGCCATTGGATTTGATGCAGCCTTACCGTTTAGAGATGGGTACTTCACTTAAGAACGCCAGCGGTAAGGATTTGTATGCTTTTTGGGGCGGCAAGGTTACAAGCTCGCTTAAAAGATTTTGGAAAAGCAAAAGAAGCCAGTGCTACTTAATTTGGCTTCGGAAGAATATTGCAAAGTACTCCAGCCAAAAGAGTTGGATTGCCATGTCATCTCCCCAGTTTTTCAGGATGCCAAAGACGGTAAGTACAAGATTATTTCTTTTTATGCCAAGCGGGCTCGCGGCCTTATGGCGCGCTACGTAGTTGAGAATCGCATTGCCGATCCGTCTGATTTAAAAGGTTTTAATTTAGACGGGTATAAATACTATTCCGCGGAATCTAAGGTGGATCAGCCTGTATTTAGAAGGGCGGAAAGAAAATAATGGCCGTACATCGCACGAAAGCTTCGCAGCGTAATTCTCCCGAAGTGGAGAAGTGGGTGGCTGATGCTATTTCTTTAGCTGCCTCTGGCAGTCAGGTGGAGGATCGTTTTTGGGAAGAACGTTTAAATGTTCGCTTAATGCGTTTGCTTAAAAGTCACAATCAAAACGTCATCGATGCCGCTTTTGATCAAACTTTTCGAATTAATACGGTGGCCTTCGAGGTTCTCGCGGATATCGCGAAGACATTGGCGGAGTCCTTGCGGGTGGAGCATGAGGGGCAGTAATGGGATGTGCTTTTGTTGGCAATGCCTATTGTTGCGCACACGCGATACCAAATTCCGTCGGGTCCATTGCCGGCTAAGATGATTGAATGAACCGCCCAAGCTTTGCATAGAGCAATCGCATCAACAGACACCCGTTTGGCAATTGTTCCCTGGCTCTACAGTATTGATCAAATGCCACATTCGCATTGTCAAACTCGCCTCTTGACAGAGGCATTAGCTAATGCGGCTATTTCTGGCAAGGATGTGAACCTAAAGTTGCGCGATATGTCTGAAACCATCGCGGTCTTGGCTGATCCGCGGTTCATTATTGCCGCCTTAAGCGCGCCCGCTGGCTCACCGATATTCCGTTGGCAAGCCGAACCCCCCAACTCGTCAAGAGCGCGGCGTGAGTTTGATTGGTTGGCAAAATGCCATGCAAGAGCCGATTGCTTCTTTGTTACCAGGCTGTGAGTTTGAATTTCTTTTACCGGAGGCGTATTTCACAAATTGTCGCTTGGCGGATAAGCATATGCGACCGTTAAGTATTCGCGCTGCCGTGAATTTCTTGGAGAGTACGCTGGGAATTCTACCTGCAGGCCTATCCTGTGTAGTAGGCGCATTTGGCGAAGAGCAGGACGATGAATATCGTATTGCTTTTAGCGCTAAGGGTTCCTCAGAGGTAATGTACGGCGTTATTTGGCCGCTCTATGATCGCGAGAGTGTAGCGAGTGATGCCTTAAATGACTTGTCGGATGATGAGAGTCCGATGAAGAAAATTTGCGATGCCTTGCATGATGCCGGGGTGGAGGATGTGTTCCGCCATGCAATGCTATTTGATCCAGAGCTTTGTGACGATTGCGGCGCACCTTTGTTCCCTGATCGATCGGGCGAAGCAGTCCATGCCGAGATGCCGGATGACACCCCATCTCAACAACCTTTATTGCATTAAAGAAGTAAATAAAGTTGGATAAACAGCGCCTTAAGAAGCAAAAACTAAGCAATAAAAAAGCCGCGATTAAGCGGCTTTTTTATTTAATGCAATGTGAGAAATTAATTCTGCACAAACGGTTCCGCACCAGCAAAAAAATGAGGCTGCTTGCCAGACTTCATTTCTGCTGTTTGGCAGAAATCAGCAAGGCGAACACCAGCTTTAATATTGAACAACATCGCTTTGTTACCCAACACCACCAAGTCGAAACCAGAGTTGGTGTTTTTATAACGTATGCTACCCGGCAGAGAGGTTTCGCGATCTAAATTGTAGGTTTTAGAGTCCCAAGTTAAGTGAACTTTCTCGGTTGTTCCGGATGTTTTGAACTGTTTGCGTTCGCTGCAAGTCCATGTAACCACTTCTTCATTGGCGTGGGCGGTTGCTGCGCCTAAAAGGCTTGCAAGCGCTACGTTAATGGCGAGAAGATTTTTTTTCATGCACGTTTTCCTTATGAGAGCAAGTGCTTAACGCCAGCTTGTTCTTCAAGCAATTCATTCAATGTGTGTGTCATGCGCTCACGGGAGAACTCATCGATCTCTAAGTCTTCAATCATTTTGTATTCGCCGTTTTCGCACACTACTGGGAAGCCATAAATGACTTCAGCTGGAATGCCATACTCACCCTTGGAAGGCATGCCCATGGTCACCCACTTGCCGTTAGTGCCAAGTACCCAATCGTGAATATGATCGATTGCCGCGTTTGCCGCGGAAGCTGCAGACGACAGGCCGCGGGCTTCAATGATGGCTGCACCACGCTTGCCAACGGTAGGAATGAAAACATCTTTGTTCCAGACTGGATCATTGATAGAGTCTTTTACAGACTTTCCGTCGATAGTCGCAAAGCGATAGTCTGGATACATTGTTGGGCTATGGTTACCCCAAACAACCAATTGCTCGATATCGGCAACAGGCTTATTCAACTTGTTCGCCAGTTGTGAGAGCGCGCGGTTGTGATCCAAGCGCAACATCGCTGTGAAGTTCTTCTCAGGAATGTCTGGAGCGGAT
Coding sequences within:
- a CDS encoding DUF2863 family protein; its protein translation is MSLIGWQNAMQEPIASLLPGCEFEFLLPEAYFTNCRLADKHMRPLSIRAAVNFLESTLGILPAGLSCVVGAFGEEQDDEYRIAFSAKGSSEVMYGVIWPLYDRESVASDALNDLSDDESPMKKICDALHDAGVEDVFRHAMLFDPELCDDCGAPLFPDRSGEAVHAEMPDDTPSQQPLLH
- a CDS encoding malate dehydrogenase produces the protein MAKAQMRVAVTGAAGQIGYSLLFRIANGDLLGKDQPVILQLLEIPDEKAQKALTGVMMELEDCAFPLLAGMTAHSDPMTAFKDIDVALLVGARPRGPGMERKDLLSANAQIFTAQGKALNAVAKKTVKVLVVGNPANTNAYIAMKSAPDIPEKNFTAMLRLDHNRALSQLANKLNKPVADIEQLVVWGNHSPTMYPDYRFATIDGKSVKDSINDPVWNKDVFIPTVGKRGAAIIEARGLSSAASAANAAIDHIHDWVLGTNGKWVTMGMPSKGEYGIPAEVIYGFPVVCENGEYKMIEDLEIDEFSRERMTHTLNELLEEQAGVKHLLS